The window GCGGGGTTCTCCCCGCTCGCCCGCTGGGTGGACGAGGAGTGGCCCTTCGCGGAGAGCCTGTGGGTCGTGCCCCAAGCCCGCTGAGGTGGGCGCTCTTCCGCAGCGCGTTGCCGGGATCCTCGTTCCCGGCCTTTTTCTGAAACCTCCGCCCCGATTTCCGCGTATCTAGGTGGCAGGGAACCCGAGGTCCCGTGTGTCCTCCCACCAAGGGAGGGACAAAAACAGCGGCGGCGGGCCGATAACCCTTTTCGGCCTTCTCCGTCCAAGGGGAAGTGGGGGTGTTTGTGAGCGAGCCCAGCATCGGTCCCGTCGCCAATGAGCGCAAGTACCTGGAGCGCCTCATCATCAAGAACCGCGGGCGCATCTCCTTCGTCCGCACCGAGAACGTCGACTATATCCAGGCGGCGGGGAATTACGCCGAATTGCGGGTGGCCACCGAGTCCCACCTGCTGCGCCAGACCATGCAGGCGCTGGAGGCCCAGCTCGATCCCCAGAAGTTCGCCCGTATCCA is drawn from Terriglobales bacterium and contains these coding sequences:
- a CDS encoding LytTR family DNA-binding domain-containing protein; this encodes MSEPSIGPVANERKYLERLIIKNRGRISFVRTENVDYIQAAGNYAELRVATESHLLRQTMQALEAQLDPQKFARIHRSIIVNLSRVKELQSSFGGDYVVVMSSGARLTLSRGYRTRLNGLLGVGA